Proteins from a single region of Aureibacter tunicatorum:
- a CDS encoding rhodanese-like domain-containing protein gives MGNTVDCKQIVAEKGAIVIDVRSPEEFKAGHVEGSKNIPLGEISTKAAMIKSWDKPVVLCCLSGGRAGQAKQVLESEGVEVYNAGGWKNLC, from the coding sequence ATGGGTAATACAGTGGATTGCAAGCAAATAGTAGCAGAAAAAGGCGCGATTGTCATAGATGTAAGAAGTCCTGAAGAGTTCAAGGCAGGACATGTGGAAGGATCGAAAAATATTCCCTTGGGAGAGATCAGCACAAAAGCTGCTATGATCAAATCTTGGGACAAGCCGGTTGTTCTTTGTTGTTTGTCTGGCGGTAGAGCAGGGCAGGCCAAGCAAGTATTGGAGTCTGAAGGCGTGGAGGTATACAACGCTGGAGGATGGAAAAATTTGTGTTAA
- a CDS encoding metalloregulator ArsR/SmtB family transcription factor, whose amino-acid sequence MISEIQSENLERAANMLKSIAHPIRLSVVWLLKEGNEMTVTQLHEELGIDQGLTSHYLSKMKEQGVLGSRREGKNNMYFIKKKEILNVFKCMKI is encoded by the coding sequence ATGATAAGCGAAATACAGTCAGAAAATTTGGAAAGAGCAGCGAATATGCTGAAGTCGATAGCGCATCCAATACGATTGTCAGTAGTTTGGCTTTTGAAAGAAGGCAATGAAATGACCGTAACGCAATTGCATGAAGAATTAGGAATCGATCAAGGATTGACTTCGCACTATTTGAGTAAAATGAAAGAGCAAGGCGTGTTGGGAAGCCGAAGAGAGGGTAAAAACAATATGTATTTTATAAAAAAGAAAGAGATTTTGAATGTGTTCAAGTGCATGAAAATCTAA
- a CDS encoding gliding motility-associated C-terminal domain-containing protein produces MSLNICLSQAEDSTFILQRTYKLDSTFNKSKNLQGFIYNIDNRKGQDLILWNKSDSAQIRILKLDYHALTYIPPIDTLSLDSLQLDSLAQDSLLLDSLFLGSLAQDSIALDSLINDSTLVELPDFIDESVYTFKNVSDQLIYVNYLINKEFYQPSLVALTIDETSSTINILTNSNGVDALLLKYHRSIEDFIIKGGVVRDLNNDGNDDIIVWSEDEVKVFSMPFHSNGLEEEQEINTNDEDDELLRNVFSKKFESNEVLSVYTRDINHDSYADFVIVTDESQILFKNDSYLSFKEEIEYQFFSNMIPVNTEFDIVGNDAVRDLLVADQNDNLSVVDESFDLRPLNISYHGQFSAVDINNDGYRDLISSNIHGQSPELFLGGPFSKYERNTNLLSDSSLIGSMIFTLDLNYDGSVDFISLNDSSASYFINKSKEANREPFFKSLNRQFRMVRDNLELTWDPAFDDHTSSEEISYELFVSGIIYQNLALDYTDSIVFRTITNLGKHTSKPMFNVKIEEPGLYHWGVIGVDNADHFKAKFSGSGDPANCGGSGGGICINIESKDGVYCPGDTLWLKLPTGQLAEWYSFKEGSLGLKDSIQFVVKEDDMIFGNSRSEGGLSRMDSQNSDNCLDNLFYSIRTYKENETVENLCIGTEFILPASPIAYDRVIVDNFTGQLMGNDTVRIEEVKEYSYDIWLDEEKTCPFGTFKLHGNKVDILSSNTSYDILHNDSISISLSGGVRYTLFDGFDHQDIEEELGLRPPLDTTFSVFAYDIYDCKDSVDISVNVSHKLFIPTLFTPNDDGVDDQFKIYGSAFVEGFSWTIYNRSGEVVYQTENLRQAVRSGWDGKLNGVKLPADMYYWKLGGKFPEGENANAEGKTMGYFNLAY; encoded by the coding sequence ATGAGCCTAAATATATGTCTTTCACAAGCAGAGGATAGCACATTTATACTGCAGCGGACATATAAACTTGATTCGACATTCAATAAGAGTAAAAACCTTCAAGGATTTATATACAATATTGATAATCGGAAGGGGCAGGATTTGATATTGTGGAACAAAAGTGATTCCGCTCAGATACGTATTTTGAAATTGGATTATCATGCTTTGACTTATATACCTCCTATTGATACGTTAAGTTTGGATTCGTTGCAGTTGGATTCGTTAGCTCAAGATTCATTGTTGTTGGATTCTTTATTCTTGGGTTCGTTAGCTCAAGATTCGATAGCCTTGGATTCATTGATAAATGATTCGACTTTGGTTGAATTGCCAGATTTTATAGATGAAAGTGTGTATACTTTTAAAAATGTGAGCGATCAACTGATTTATGTGAATTATTTAATCAATAAAGAGTTTTATCAACCATCGCTAGTTGCACTAACAATTGACGAGACCTCTTCGACAATTAACATCTTAACCAATAGCAATGGAGTTGATGCTTTATTATTGAAGTATCATCGAAGTATTGAGGATTTTATTATTAAAGGAGGGGTTGTAAGGGACCTTAATAATGATGGTAATGATGATATTATTGTTTGGAGTGAAGATGAAGTTAAGGTTTTTTCTATGCCTTTTCATTCCAATGGACTTGAAGAAGAACAGGAAATCAACACTAATGACGAAGATGATGAGTTGTTGAGAAACGTGTTTTCAAAAAAGTTTGAATCTAATGAAGTGCTTTCTGTATATACCAGAGATATTAATCATGATAGCTATGCTGATTTTGTTATAGTCACTGATGAGTCTCAAATATTGTTTAAAAACGATTCATATTTATCATTTAAGGAGGAAATAGAATATCAATTTTTTTCTAATATGATACCAGTTAATACGGAGTTTGATATTGTTGGAAATGATGCTGTTCGAGACTTGTTAGTTGCAGATCAAAATGACAATTTAAGCGTCGTTGATGAAAGCTTTGATTTGAGGCCTTTGAATATTTCTTATCATGGACAATTTTCTGCAGTTGATATTAATAATGATGGATATAGGGATCTAATTTCTTCAAATATCCATGGACAATCTCCTGAGTTGTTTTTAGGAGGTCCTTTTTCTAAATATGAAAGGAATACTAATTTGTTAAGTGATTCCTCTTTAATTGGCTCAATGATCTTTACGCTCGATTTAAACTACGATGGAAGCGTTGATTTTATTTCCCTTAACGATTCTTCAGCCTCATATTTTATCAACAAGTCTAAAGAAGCGAATAGGGAGCCTTTTTTCAAAAGTTTAAATAGGCAGTTTAGAATGGTGCGGGATAATTTGGAATTGACTTGGGATCCCGCTTTTGATGATCACACTTCATCCGAAGAAATAAGCTATGAGCTATTTGTCAGTGGGATTATTTATCAGAATTTAGCCCTTGATTATACCGATTCTATCGTCTTTCGAACCATTACAAATTTAGGGAAACATACCTCGAAACCCATGTTTAATGTAAAGATTGAAGAGCCGGGCCTTTATCATTGGGGAGTTATAGGGGTTGATAACGCGGATCACTTTAAAGCGAAGTTTTCAGGTAGTGGAGATCCTGCAAATTGCGGTGGATCAGGCGGAGGTATTTGTATTAATATTGAGAGCAAGGATGGAGTGTATTGCCCTGGTGACACGCTATGGTTGAAGTTGCCTACTGGCCAATTGGCGGAATGGTATTCATTTAAAGAAGGATCTCTTGGATTGAAGGACTCGATTCAATTTGTTGTCAAGGAAGATGATATGATTTTTGGCAATAGCAGATCAGAAGGAGGTTTATCAAGAATGGATTCACAAAACTCTGATAATTGCTTGGATAATCTATTTTACTCGATTAGAACTTATAAAGAAAATGAAACGGTAGAGAATTTATGTATTGGAACAGAGTTTATTTTGCCTGCAAGTCCTATTGCATATGATCGAGTGATTGTGGACAATTTTACGGGACAGTTAATGGGAAATGATACAGTGAGGATTGAGGAAGTCAAGGAATATTCTTATGATATTTGGCTGGATGAAGAGAAAACTTGCCCTTTTGGCACTTTTAAGTTGCATGGAAATAAAGTTGATATTTTATCCTCTAACACTTCTTATGATATTCTTCACAATGATAGTATTTCCATAAGCTTGAGTGGTGGAGTTAGGTATACGCTATTCGACGGTTTTGACCATCAAGACATAGAAGAAGAGCTCGGTTTAAGACCTCCGTTGGATACTACGTTTAGCGTGTTTGCATACGACATATATGATTGCAAGGATTCGGTGGACATAAGCGTGAATGTTAGCCATAAATTATTTATACCTACTTTGTTCACGCCTAATGATGATGGGGTTGATGACCAGTTCAAGATATATGGCAGCGCCTTTGTGGAAGGTTTTTCATGGACTATTTATAATCGATCGGGAGAAGTTGTTTACCAAACAGAAAACTTGCGTCAAGCTGTTCGATCAGGATGGGATGGCAAGCTAAATGGTGTTAAACTGCCTGCTGATATGTATTACTGGAAATTAGGAGGTAAGTTTCCAGAGGGAGAAAATGCCAATGCTGAAGGTAAAACGATGGGATACTTTAATCTGGCTTATTAA
- a CDS encoding efflux RND transporter permease subunit — protein sequence MKSGFAGKLAQALMNSKLTPLLMIAILAIGTYASFLTPREEEPQIDVPIADILLMYPGASPKEIESRVVEPLEKYLSNVSGVEYVYSNIMPEQAMLVVRFYVGDNVELSFVKMYNELMRNMDKFPQGVSLPLIKLRTIDDVPMMSLTLWSDNYDDFMLRRMAGELGSEVKKIPEVSTLNIIGGRTRQLKVILDRESLAGYHVDPMMVMQAVQGANNEMSSGKFNKNDREFLVQTGNFIQSKEDLEKLVVGVNGSTPVYLGQVANIQDGPQVPANYVQYGHGGAKASSEYYGNHQAVTLSIAKRQGADAMKIADKIIEKVDRLSPELLPSDVHVEVTRNYGETASHKVSELLLHLIGSIIAVTIIVAFAMGWRGGLVVFLSVPVTFALTLLTYYLLGYTLNRITLFALVFVTGIVVDDSIIIAENMHRHFKMKKLPKWQAAIASINEVGNPTILATFTVIASVLPMVFVSGLMGPYMSPMPIGASFAMLFSLLVALMVTPYLAYRLIKFEDDQKENGFVLEDSMIYKFYYKVMNPMVESPAKRWGFIGFTTLLLLGSMSLFYFKMVTVKMLPFDNKNEFQVIIDMPEGTTLERTNAATNAITEYLQTEKMVADYQTYVGTAAPINFNGLVRHYDFRGGSNVADIQVNLIDKSLRSEQSHDVAKLMRPKIQEIGKKFGANVKVVEVPPGPPVVSTLVAEIYGPDEKEQINIAKQVKEILETTDGIVDVDWMVEDDQKKYKFVVDKQKAAEKGINTAQVVQTMNLALNGMNAGRIYEEQEKEGVNIFLQLKETDRSDVEDLGRLKLMSSQGQMVPVSDIAKIEEQIQHKSIYRKNQKRVVYVMADVAGAKESPVYAIMDIKSRIADIKLKDGYTLEEHFTGQPEYEDQFGLAWDGEWFITYEVFRDLGTAFAVVLVIIYMLIIGWFQDFKVPLVMMVAIPLSMVGILIGHWLMGAFFTATSMIGMIALAGIMVRNSVLLIDFINLRLEEGANLKQAVIEAGAVRTTPILLTAGTVVIGAFVILFDPIFQGLAISLMGGSIASTVLTLLIVPLVYYMTEKSKRK from the coding sequence ATGAAATCAGGATTTGCTGGGAAGCTGGCTCAGGCTTTGATGAATTCGAAGCTGACGCCATTGTTGATGATAGCCATTTTGGCAATTGGAACTTATGCGAGTTTTTTAACGCCAAGAGAAGAAGAGCCTCAAATCGATGTGCCTATTGCTGACATATTGTTGATGTATCCGGGTGCTTCTCCCAAGGAGATAGAGTCGAGAGTCGTCGAGCCTTTGGAAAAATACCTAAGCAATGTGTCTGGAGTGGAATATGTCTATTCGAACATAATGCCGGAGCAGGCCATGTTGGTGGTGAGATTTTATGTAGGAGATAATGTGGAGTTGAGTTTTGTGAAAATGTACAACGAGCTCATGCGGAACATGGATAAGTTTCCCCAAGGCGTTAGTCTGCCATTGATTAAGCTAAGGACAATTGATGATGTTCCGATGATGAGCTTGACGCTTTGGAGTGACAATTATGATGACTTCATGCTTCGTCGCATGGCAGGTGAATTGGGTAGCGAAGTTAAAAAGATTCCAGAGGTTTCAACATTGAACATTATAGGTGGAAGGACTCGTCAACTGAAGGTGATTCTTGATAGAGAGTCATTGGCTGGATATCATGTTGATCCGATGATGGTGATGCAAGCTGTGCAGGGAGCCAACAATGAGATGAGCTCTGGCAAGTTCAATAAAAATGATCGGGAGTTTTTAGTTCAAACCGGTAATTTTATACAGTCAAAAGAAGATCTGGAAAAATTAGTTGTGGGCGTCAATGGTTCTACACCTGTTTATCTGGGGCAAGTGGCTAATATCCAGGACGGACCTCAGGTGCCTGCCAACTATGTGCAATATGGGCATGGAGGAGCAAAAGCTTCGTCTGAGTACTATGGAAATCATCAGGCAGTAACGCTTTCCATAGCTAAAAGACAAGGAGCCGATGCGATGAAAATCGCTGATAAGATCATTGAGAAAGTAGATCGCCTTTCACCTGAATTGTTGCCAAGTGATGTGCATGTTGAAGTGACTAGAAATTATGGAGAAACAGCTTCGCATAAGGTTTCGGAATTGCTTCTGCACTTAATTGGATCTATCATAGCAGTGACGATCATAGTAGCTTTTGCTATGGGGTGGCGTGGAGGATTGGTGGTGTTCCTTTCTGTGCCGGTAACCTTTGCCTTGACATTATTGACTTATTATTTGTTGGGTTACACACTTAATAGGATCACATTATTTGCTTTGGTGTTTGTGACAGGGATAGTGGTGGATGATTCTATTATTATCGCTGAGAATATGCACAGGCATTTTAAAATGAAGAAATTGCCCAAGTGGCAGGCGGCAATCGCTTCGATCAATGAAGTTGGGAATCCTACGATATTGGCGACCTTTACTGTGATTGCTTCTGTGCTTCCGATGGTATTTGTATCTGGGCTTATGGGACCTTATATGAGTCCAATGCCGATTGGAGCCTCATTCGCGATGCTGTTCTCTTTATTGGTAGCATTGATGGTAACGCCTTATTTAGCATACAGATTGATCAAATTCGAAGATGATCAAAAAGAGAATGGTTTTGTTCTTGAAGATTCAATGATCTATAAATTTTATTACAAAGTAATGAATCCAATGGTTGAAAGCCCAGCCAAGCGATGGGGATTCATTGGATTTACAACTTTGCTATTGTTGGGGTCTATGTCTTTGTTTTATTTCAAAATGGTAACTGTGAAAATGCTTCCTTTTGATAATAAAAATGAATTTCAGGTAATTATTGATATGCCGGAAGGAACGACTTTGGAAAGAACAAACGCAGCGACAAATGCCATAACAGAATACTTGCAAACAGAAAAAATGGTGGCTGATTACCAAACATACGTTGGCACTGCGGCACCAATTAATTTTAACGGTTTGGTAAGGCATTACGACTTTCGTGGCGGATCAAATGTAGCTGATATTCAAGTCAACCTAATTGACAAAAGCCTTAGAAGCGAGCAAAGTCATGATGTCGCGAAATTAATGAGACCGAAGATTCAAGAAATAGGCAAGAAGTTCGGAGCCAATGTGAAAGTGGTGGAAGTTCCTCCGGGTCCTCCGGTTGTTTCTACTTTAGTGGCGGAGATTTATGGACCGGATGAAAAAGAGCAGATTAATATTGCCAAGCAAGTCAAAGAGATTTTGGAGACTACCGATGGCATTGTCGATGTGGATTGGATGGTAGAAGATGATCAGAAGAAATACAAGTTTGTCGTTGACAAGCAAAAAGCCGCTGAAAAAGGAATTAATACTGCACAGGTGGTTCAGACGATGAACCTGGCTTTGAATGGAATGAATGCGGGACGAATCTACGAAGAGCAGGAGAAAGAAGGCGTGAATATTTTCCTTCAGCTTAAAGAAACAGATCGTTCAGATGTGGAGGATTTGGGTAGATTGAAATTGATGTCTTCCCAAGGGCAGATGGTTCCTGTATCTGATATTGCTAAAATAGAAGAACAGATTCAGCATAAAAGCATTTACCGAAAAAATCAAAAAAGAGTGGTGTATGTGATGGCTGATGTCGCTGGAGCGAAAGAAAGTCCTGTATATGCGATCATGGATATCAAAAGCCGTATCGCTGACATTAAGCTAAAGGATGGTTATACCTTGGAAGAACATTTTACTGGACAGCCGGAATATGAAGATCAGTTTGGCTTGGCTTGGGATGGAGAATGGTTTATCACTTATGAAGTTTTTAGGGACTTAGGAACCGCTTTTGCTGTGGTGTTGGTGATCATATATATGTTGATTATCGGATGGTTCCAAGATTTTAAAGTGCCGTTGGTGATGATGGTTGCTATTCCGCTTTCGATGGTTGGAATATTGATTGGACATTGGCTGATGGGAGCATTCTTTACAGCAACCTCGATGATCGGTATGATTGCGTTGGCAGGGATTATGGTAAGGAACTCAGTTTTATTGATTGACTTTATTAACCTGAGACTTGAAGAAGGTGCGAACTTAAAACAAGCGGTTATAGAAGCTGGAGCTGTGCGTACTACGCCGATTTTATTGACGGCGGGTACAGTGGTGATTGGAGCTTTTGTGATATTGTTTGACCCGATTTTTCAAGGCTTGGCAATTTCTCTAATGGGAGGTTCCATTGCGTCTACAGTGCTTACTTTGTTGATCGTGCCATTGGTATATTATATGACTGAGAAGTCGAAAAGAAAATAA
- a CDS encoding efflux RND transporter periplasmic adaptor subunit — translation MKINTILIALSISGLTMACGSSSQEKSVQNIPSVKAEVITLSSELVPEQSKYSAKIESGQSIKLSTKLMGRIVKMNVDEGELVKKGQLLAVIDSEDLNAKKSQAHAAMKQAKAAFENASKDYERFQKLYEKKSASEKELEDMKTRWLASKAQLEAAEQMESEVNQYLKYSRLKAPYDGIVAKKFMDAGDLASPGMPILAISSDQNFEALAKVSEKDLSKFQQGNNVYVEIPSVKKVIEGKVKHVNYSNQYSGAQYLVTVDLNGSDNSILRSGMQAYVMMNDKASQKLMIPESAIVRKGQMEGVFIVSENNKAQLRWLRLGRKKGGKVEVISGLRSGEKIVESPSVKIKDGTPLSF, via the coding sequence ATGAAAATAAATACAATATTAATAGCCTTGAGCATTTCTGGATTGACTATGGCATGTGGTTCATCCAGTCAGGAAAAATCAGTTCAAAATATTCCTTCTGTGAAAGCAGAGGTGATAACATTATCTTCTGAATTAGTACCGGAACAAAGTAAATATTCTGCCAAAATAGAGAGCGGACAATCCATAAAGTTGAGCACAAAGCTTATGGGACGCATCGTTAAAATGAATGTTGACGAAGGCGAGCTTGTGAAAAAAGGGCAATTGCTGGCAGTTATAGACAGTGAAGATTTGAATGCAAAAAAATCTCAGGCTCATGCAGCAATGAAACAAGCAAAAGCAGCTTTTGAGAATGCTTCCAAAGATTATGAGCGCTTTCAAAAGCTTTATGAGAAAAAAAGCGCTTCTGAAAAAGAGCTCGAAGATATGAAAACGAGATGGCTTGCTTCCAAAGCTCAGCTAGAAGCGGCCGAACAAATGGAATCTGAGGTTAATCAATACCTTAAATATTCCAGACTTAAAGCTCCTTATGATGGAATTGTAGCTAAAAAGTTCATGGATGCTGGCGATTTGGCTTCTCCGGGCATGCCGATACTTGCAATTTCCAGCGATCAAAATTTCGAAGCTTTGGCCAAGGTCTCTGAAAAGGATTTATCAAAGTTTCAGCAAGGCAATAATGTGTATGTTGAGATTCCATCTGTGAAAAAAGTCATTGAAGGAAAGGTGAAGCATGTGAATTATTCCAATCAATATTCTGGGGCTCAATATCTGGTAACTGTTGACTTGAATGGCTCGGATAACAGTATTCTCAGATCAGGAATGCAAGCATATGTGATGATGAATGACAAAGCTTCGCAAAAGTTGATGATTCCTGAGTCCGCGATAGTGAGAAAGGGACAAATGGAAGGAGTATTCATTGTGAGTGAAAACAATAAGGCCCAATTGAGATGGTTGAGATTAGGACGAAAAAAAGGAGGCAAAGTAGAAGTGATTTCAGGTCTTAGGTCAGGCGAGAAAATCGTTGAAAGTCCATCGGTGAAAATCAAAGATGGAACTCCATTGTCATTTTAA
- a CDS encoding TolC family protein has protein sequence MKKPRNFIWIAALVLLPIMGKGQSLELSLEEAMNMACKQNATLKVKQAEFWEARSRARQSLAAFLPQVEASAMMTRTNDPLNVFGQKLKQGVVTQNDFIPADLNNPDGFSNFNTRVDIRQPIFNLDGIIGRGAAEDARDAKKWELERTKEYVLMEVKKQYFAISLAQHKVEVLEGALKTAQANLQLVEDLKEQGYAKEADRLEVSVYVADLEGKLLQSESDLLTAEDYLVVLLNEPKGTSIKTTESLEDVQTLFEEYDQLSDQRADIKAFSLGLDASKKMYKSSTFAFVPRVNAFGALEQNGRQFFGDSKNNYFVGLQLSWTLFNGFKSLGKAQEAKATWLKTQYQFDEYKRQNELELSKAVREAKVYEKRVQLASLAKEQAEESYRMRKDRYEEGLEKTTDLLLAQSLSAQKQLEYLHALYGYKVQLFYLEFQQ, from the coding sequence ATGAAAAAACCGAGAAATTTTATCTGGATAGCGGCTTTGGTTTTGTTGCCCATAATGGGCAAGGGGCAGAGTCTGGAGCTATCTCTGGAGGAAGCTATGAATATGGCTTGCAAACAGAATGCCACATTGAAGGTGAAGCAGGCAGAGTTTTGGGAAGCTCGTTCGAGAGCTAGGCAAAGCTTAGCGGCTTTTTTGCCTCAAGTGGAGGCGTCAGCCATGATGACGAGAACGAATGATCCTTTGAACGTCTTTGGCCAAAAACTGAAACAAGGGGTTGTAACGCAAAATGATTTCATTCCTGCTGACCTTAATAATCCGGATGGATTCAGCAATTTCAATACAAGGGTTGATATTCGACAGCCCATATTCAATCTGGATGGAATTATTGGCAGAGGCGCCGCTGAAGATGCCAGAGATGCCAAAAAGTGGGAGTTGGAGCGAACGAAGGAATATGTGTTGATGGAGGTCAAGAAGCAGTATTTTGCGATTTCTCTGGCTCAGCATAAGGTTGAAGTCCTTGAAGGCGCTTTGAAAACAGCTCAGGCGAACCTTCAGCTAGTGGAGGATCTAAAGGAACAAGGCTATGCGAAAGAGGCTGATCGTTTGGAAGTGAGTGTGTATGTGGCTGATTTGGAAGGCAAGTTATTGCAATCTGAAAGCGATTTGTTGACAGCGGAAGATTATCTGGTAGTATTGCTGAACGAACCCAAAGGCACTTCGATAAAAACAACGGAAAGCTTGGAGGACGTTCAGACACTATTTGAGGAATATGACCAACTTTCTGATCAAAGAGCGGATATCAAAGCGTTTTCATTGGGGCTTGATGCGTCGAAAAAGATGTACAAATCTTCAACATTCGCATTTGTGCCAAGAGTTAATGCCTTTGGTGCCTTGGAGCAAAATGGGAGACAGTTTTTTGGAGATAGCAAGAACAATTATTTTGTGGGATTGCAATTAAGCTGGACCTTGTTCAATGGCTTTAAGTCTTTGGGCAAAGCTCAGGAGGCGAAAGCAACTTGGTTGAAAACACAATATCAGTTTGATGAATACAAACGTCAAAATGAACTGGAGTTAAGCAAAGCTGTTCGGGAAGCGAAAGTGTATGAAAAACGAGTTCAGTTGGCTTCGCTGGCAAAAGAACAAGCCGAGGAAAGCTATAGAATGCGAAAAGACCGCTATGAAGAAGGTCTTGAAAAAACTACGGATTTGTTGCTGGCGCAATCATTATCAGCGCAAAAACAATTAGAATATCTTCATGCGCTGTATGGTTATAAAGTGCAGCTGTTTTATCTCGAATTCCAACAATAA
- a CDS encoding DUF2892 domain-containing protein, whose translation MLERIIRAVAGAFVLLSLVLSQVHDPMWLYFTAFVGLNLFQSSITKFCPLEWGLKKFVFNK comes from the coding sequence ATGTTGGAAAGAATCATTAGAGCAGTAGCAGGTGCATTTGTGTTATTGAGTTTGGTCTTGTCGCAAGTGCATGACCCTATGTGGTTGTATTTTACGGCTTTTGTCGGATTGAATTTATTTCAATCATCCATTACGAAGTTTTGCCCTTTGGAATGGGGGTTGAAAAAGTTTGTGTTTAACAAGTAG
- the trxA gene encoding thioredoxin, giving the protein MSEIKILTRENFEETLKSEASLVIDFWAPWCGPCQMMSPVLDEASQELEGNGLIAKLNVDDYPDIASMFKIRSIPTLVYLKGGKVVDQTIGLVGKEELLSKLKN; this is encoded by the coding sequence ATGAGTGAGATAAAAATATTGACAAGAGAGAATTTTGAAGAAACGTTGAAATCTGAAGCGTCCTTGGTTATAGATTTTTGGGCGCCATGGTGCGGTCCCTGCCAGATGATGAGTCCAGTATTGGATGAAGCTTCTCAAGAGTTGGAAGGCAATGGATTGATTGCGAAGTTGAATGTTGATGACTACCCTGACATAGCGAGTATGTTCAAAATAAGAAGCATACCGACATTGGTTTATTTGAAAGGGGGGAAAGTAGTAGATCAAACAATAGGGCTTGTTGGCAAGGAAGAATTGCTTTCAAAACTTAAGAATTGA